From Microbacterium sp. LWH7-1.2:
GCTCTTCGGACCGTCTGTGGGTGATGGGTTAGGCCGTCGGCGCGAGGAGCATGCGGAGCCGGTAGTTGCCGCTGCTGCGGTGCCGCGGCGAGGCGTGGTGCAGGCGCGAGGAGCTCTAGTGCGCGGCTCTCGTCGTCTCCTGTCCCGTACCCGCGCTACCGGTCAGCGAGGCGACCATGCTTCTCAGCGCGGACCGCGCCACATCTTGCTCTTGCGGCGTCATCGCCCGCAGCATCTTGGCCTCAACCGATCGGACGGCGGTGCTCGCCTCGTCCAGACGCTGCCGGCCGAGTGCGGTGAGCTCCGCAGGCAGCACCCTCCCCACTCTCGCCTCCACTGGTCTCGTGACGGATCCGTCCTGCTCGAGGGATTGCAGCAGCACGTTCATCGACTGGCGCGTCACGAACGCTCCTCGCGCAAGCTCGGAGTTCGACAAGCCCGGTCGCTGTGCCAGCAGTTCGAGGCAGGAGTAGTGGGTCACCGTCATCCCGAGGGGCCGCAGCACAGCCTCCATGGCCGAACGGAGTGCGCTGGATGCCTCTTTCAGCAGGTAGCCGAGGGATGTTTCGAGGTCGATCACATCTTGACTCATGTCAGAAGTCTGACATAGGGTAGTTGTCAGTTGTTTGACATTCAGGAGTAAAGCATGCCGGTCACCGGTCCCGATTTCGTCTCCCTGCAGGTCCGCGACCTCGATGCGTCGCAGGCGTTCTACGAGCAGTACCTCGGCCTCGTGCACTCACCGGCGGGACCGCCTCACGCCGTCGTCTTCGACACGGTTCCGATCACATTCGCCCTGCGCGATATCACGCCGGGAACCGACCTCGTGTCGGCCACTCGCCCGGGCATCGGCGCAGCGATCTGGCTCCACGCGACCGACGCGCAGTCGATCCACGACGCTCTCGCCGACGCAGGCCACACGATCGTGTCGGCGCCCATCGACGGCCCGTTCGGCCGCACGTTCACCTTCGCAGACCTTGACGGCTACCACGTCACGATCCATGACCAGGCGTAGAACATGACGAAGTCGGACCGTTCAGACCCGACTCGTTCCATCGTCGCGTCGATCGTCCCGCAGTTGAGGATCGTTGATTCCCGCCCCACCCGATGGCCGAGGAGCCACACTGACGGATGCCGCGACTGCCGCCGTGACGCGGCTCGCGCCGCGTCACATCTCGTCATGACCCGACACGCTCAGACACTCACACGCGGACCACCCACGCGGCGTCTAGCGTGGTGACATCGCGGCGATCCGGGCGGTCCCGGGCACCGGCTCATACCCGGCAGCGTTGCGGGTTCGACTCCCCTCGCCGCGTCCAATCCGGGAGGACCGCGTCCCCTTGGAAACGCTGGCATCGCGCCCCTCGGCGTCACGGCTGCCGCCGGTCTCGACACAACTTGGACACAGCTGCAGAACGACCTCGCCGCTCCCGCGCGACCGAGCGGCAGCAACTCGCTCAGCGCTCGGAACCGGACC
This genomic window contains:
- a CDS encoding MarR family transcriptional regulator, producing the protein MSQDVIDLETSLGYLLKEASSALRSAMEAVLRPLGMTVTHYSCLELLAQRPGLSNSELARGAFVTRQSMNVLLQSLEQDGSVTRPVEARVGRVLPAELTALGRQRLDEASTAVRSVEAKMLRAMTPQEQDVARSALRSMVASLTGSAGTGQETTRAAH
- a CDS encoding VOC family protein, producing the protein MPVTGPDFVSLQVRDLDASQAFYEQYLGLVHSPAGPPHAVVFDTVPITFALRDITPGTDLVSATRPGIGAAIWLHATDAQSIHDALADAGHTIVSAPIDGPFGRTFTFADLDGYHVTIHDQA